A genomic region of Saccopteryx bilineata isolate mSacBil1 chromosome 1, mSacBil1_pri_phased_curated, whole genome shotgun sequence contains the following coding sequences:
- the FKBP2 gene encoding peptidyl-prolyl cis-trans isomerase FKBP2 isoform X1, producing the protein MRAGGVARPGSDDDAPAQRRSTTRVDSGGAARRDMRLSWVLTALSICLSALATAAGAEGKRKLQIGVKKRVDHCPIKSRKGDVLHMHYTGKLEDGTEFDSSLPQNQPFVFSLGTGQVIKGWDQGLLGMCEGEKRKLVIPSELGYGERGAPPKIPGGATLVFEVELLKIERRSEL; encoded by the exons ATGAGGGCGGGCGGCGTGGCTCGGCCTGGTAGCGACGATGACGCGCCTGCGCAGAGACGCAGCACGACTAGAGTTGACTCCGGGGGCGCGGCGAGGAG AGACATGAGACTCAGCTGGGTCCTGACAGCACTGTCCATCTGCCTGAGTGCCCTGGCTACAGCCGCGGGGGCGGAGGGCAAACGGAAACTGCAGATCGGGGTCAAGAAGCGGGTAGACCACTGTCCCATCAAATCGCGCAAGGGGGATGTCCTGCACATGCACTACACG GGGAAGCTGGAAGATGGGACCGAGTTTGACAGCAGCCTGCCCCAGAACCAGCCCTTTGTCTTCTCCCTGGGCACAGGCCAGGTCATCAAGGGCTGGGACCAGGGGCTGCTGGG GATGTGTGAGGGGGAAAAGCGGAAGCTGGTGATCCCGTCAGAACTGG GTTATGGAGAACGAGGAGCTCCTCCAAAGATTCCAG GTGGTGCAACCCTAGTGTTCGAGGTGGAGCTGCTCAAAATCGAGCGACGTTCAGAACTGTAG
- the FKBP2 gene encoding peptidyl-prolyl cis-trans isomerase FKBP2 isoform X3 — translation MARGVHAGAVSVVAGPGSVVGRELPLERDMRLSWVLTALSICLSALATAAGAEGKRKLQIGVKKRVDHCPIKSRKGDVLHMHYTGKLEDGTEFDSSLPQNQPFVFSLGTGQVIKGWDQGLLGMCEGEKRKLVIPSELGYGERGAPPKIPGGATLVFEVELLKIERRSEL, via the exons ATGGCCCGGGGCGTCCACGCGGGGGCGGTCTCCGTGGTGGCGGGGCCTGGGAGCGTGGTAGGCCGAGAACTCCCCCTGGAGAG AGACATGAGACTCAGCTGGGTCCTGACAGCACTGTCCATCTGCCTGAGTGCCCTGGCTACAGCCGCGGGGGCGGAGGGCAAACGGAAACTGCAGATCGGGGTCAAGAAGCGGGTAGACCACTGTCCCATCAAATCGCGCAAGGGGGATGTCCTGCACATGCACTACACG GGGAAGCTGGAAGATGGGACCGAGTTTGACAGCAGCCTGCCCCAGAACCAGCCCTTTGTCTTCTCCCTGGGCACAGGCCAGGTCATCAAGGGCTGGGACCAGGGGCTGCTGGG GATGTGTGAGGGGGAAAAGCGGAAGCTGGTGATCCCGTCAGAACTGG GTTATGGAGAACGAGGAGCTCCTCCAAAGATTCCAG GTGGTGCAACCCTAGTGTTCGAGGTGGAGCTGCTCAAAATCGAGCGACGTTCAGAACTGTAG
- the FKBP2 gene encoding peptidyl-prolyl cis-trans isomerase FKBP2 isoform X2, which produces MRLSWVLTALSICLSALATAAGAEGKRKLQIGVKKRVDHCPIKSRKGDVLHMHYTGKLEDGTEFDSSLPQNQPFVFSLGTGQVIKGWDQGLLGMCEGEKRKLVIPSELGYGERGAPPKIPGGATLVFEVELLKIERRSEL; this is translated from the exons ATGAGACTCAGCTGGGTCCTGACAGCACTGTCCATCTGCCTGAGTGCCCTGGCTACAGCCGCGGGGGCGGAGGGCAAACGGAAACTGCAGATCGGGGTCAAGAAGCGGGTAGACCACTGTCCCATCAAATCGCGCAAGGGGGATGTCCTGCACATGCACTACACG GGGAAGCTGGAAGATGGGACCGAGTTTGACAGCAGCCTGCCCCAGAACCAGCCCTTTGTCTTCTCCCTGGGCACAGGCCAGGTCATCAAGGGCTGGGACCAGGGGCTGCTGGG GATGTGTGAGGGGGAAAAGCGGAAGCTGGTGATCCCGTCAGAACTGG GTTATGGAGAACGAGGAGCTCCTCCAAAGATTCCAG GTGGTGCAACCCTAGTGTTCGAGGTGGAGCTGCTCAAAATCGAGCGACGTTCAGAACTGTAG
- the PPP1R14B gene encoding LOW QUALITY PROTEIN: protein phosphatase 1 regulatory subunit 14B (The sequence of the model RefSeq protein was modified relative to this genomic sequence to represent the inferred CDS: inserted 1 base in 1 codon; deleted 1 base in 1 codon): MLQLPPGAPAAAXRRGTARSRDHQLTLASGPLPAGGRPGGGGAGRGRTAHVAPAAAMADSGPAGGAALAAPAPGPGSGGPGPRVYFQSPPGAAGEGPGSADDEGPVRRQGKVTVKYDRKELRKRLNLEEWILEQLTRLYDCQEEEIPELEIDVDELLDMESDDTRAARVKELLVDCYKPTEAFISGLLDKIRGMQKLSTPQKK; the protein is encoded by the exons ATGCTGCAGCTGCCCCCGGGCGCCCCCGCCGCCG CTCGCCGCGGAACCGCGCGGAGCCGAGACCACCAGCTAACCTTAGCGAGCGGCCCGCTGCCAGCCGGCGGGCGTCCCGGAGGCGGCGGCGCAGGGAGGGGCCGGACG GCGCACGTGGCCCCGGCGGCCGCCATGGCGGACAGCGGCCCCGCGGGGGGCGCGGCGTTGGCGGCCCCGGCCCCCGGGCCGGGCAGTGGCGGCCCAGGGCCTCGGGTCTACTTTCAGAGCCCCCCTGGCGCTGCAGGCGAGGGTCCGGGAAGCGCGGACGACGAGGGCCCAGTGAGGCGCCAAGGGAAGGTCACAGTCAAGTACGACCGCAAGGAGTTACGGAAGCGCCTCAACCTGGAGGAATGGATCCTGGAGCAGCTCACTCGCCTCTATGACTGCCAG gaagaGGAGATACCAGAGCTGGAGATTGATGTGGATGAACTCCTGGACATGGAGAGTGATGATACCCGGGCTGCCCGGGTCAAG GAGCTGCTGGTTGACTGTTACAAACCCACTGAG GCCTTCATCTCTGGCCTGCTGGACAAAATCCGGGGCATGCAGAAGCTGAGCACACCCCAGAAGAAGTAA